From the Synchiropus splendidus isolate RoL2022-P1 chromosome 3, RoL_Sspl_1.0, whole genome shotgun sequence genome, the window ACGCGTGTGGTCAAACAAGCGGACATTGATCTGATGCTTGTGTTTGTACTCAGCCTTCCATCCACACGGGCACGTGCTGTGGAACGTAAGCAGTCGCAGCCAGCAGATCAATGGCAAACCTCTTTCCCTGCTCGAGCCGTGTTTGTTGTAATAGGCACTTCAGTGAGTGGGCATGTAGTACTGGTGCATATGACCAGAAGTGAAGCAACATTCAgacgttttatttcattttcaatcagTGCTGAGGACTTTACAATATTCAAATTTCCCTTCCCGTTACTAAGGAGTTGCATTTTGACGCATTGAGGCCCCTTTACGCACAAAATTGTACCTGTCCTTTTCAAACAACGTTagcgtcactgatcacatacttccatacttcctttacgttggtattgctgttcaccgatATATCGATCAGGGGTTGGGCAGCGCAGACTCGAAAGTTTATGGCAACtctgaaacaaacatggcaactgtggaagaagtattgataaacCACCTCTGGCACAAAAGCtgaaacggaggcagcattgtagcaGGTGGTGATCCGTGAGGCCGTTgtatattgcgactggaggacggagaattcaCGCCATTTTTATGTCTTGTTATGTCTTTGAGTCATAGCAACACGGCCCCCACTGTTTCCAGttgtactgctccatttggcccACATCTGTAATTTCAAAGAGATGGGATGGAGTTAATATGAGTCTCAAAAGAGATGCATTTGAATCAGTGAATCCATACATCCATACTTGTTAATATTGGGACAAAAGTTTCCTGATACTGCAATGTATATCCGCAGTTCTCTTCCAGGATCAATCAGAAATGAAAACTTTCACGTACTGTTGCCTACGACTCCCGGAACGCTTTGTTTAATCAGCCTGTGTCTCCAAACAAAGCTCCAGACCACATTTTGTGATTTGCTTTGTTTGCTTATTTGCTTATTAGTCCCCTAATTATATTTCCAAAAAGTGGAAAGAGATTTAATTGGGTTCCAATTTGAACTAATGGAAGACAATCACACAGTTGAAGACATTACAGGACAGACAAGGTCAgacgcacacagacagacacggcACACGCTTAATAGTATCTCAGGATGTAGGTTTGTCATTCCACTTTTGACTTCCTGTAAACAAAACACTGtctaaaacatttgtttttttctgttgtttgggACCCCAAACGTGTTGCAGGTCTATCCAACTATTTAGTCGCCATTTcacctctgtttgtttgtgggaggaaacccgagtgCCTGCATAAAACTTGGAGAAGAATGGGAGAAGCAGGTTCACGCCTGACCATTTATTGTGTCATTCACATGATATGGCATTGTTGGCTGTGGTGAGTGTGCTGTGTCGTGTGTACCCAGATTGCATCAGGAGCTTAGAGAAATGGATAGATGTAGATGATGGTGACTGACTGAGACGGCTCAAGTGAAATGAAAGCATAGTGGGATGGCCACCGTATAACTGTAAATGAATTCCTGTAGATAACAGCTGAGCTTAACCtggaaaacatatttaaagttACAGATACCAGTGATATATTTACAATTTTGTTTGGCATTTTACGTGATCATAGATAGTCACCACACCCAGCCCTGGACAGGTGTCAGTGGCAACCAAGCTCAATATGGTTTTCATTAATGTAGCATGCATTTTTTACAATGCTAACGTCACCAAAACGTATGCAAACATACATATTTTTTGTGGTGACTTGGACACTACGATTGGTTGACATGCTTACCATAGGGCTAACCTGTTGTTCCAGTCCTGCTGTGCATGTCAGGAGACCTCAAGAGAAGAACATATTGATCCGCCAGGCTCTAATTTCTGACTTGACTGGCAACATGAGGGTGAAGCACATGTATGGCGATGAGTTGTTGTTTTGTGAACATAATATGTGCTGGCTGTCTTTCAGTGAGTCTGTTCTGCTACTTGTTGTTTAATTTGTAATGCAGATAAATAACCATATCAAGGCCTATTATTTGCATGGATTTAATTGTATGCTGAAGGTAGAATAAAATGAGCCCTGGAATGCAGCAAAAACCTCACTAGAACTTTGCCTCTGGCGCCCCCTTGGTCAATCGACTTTTAAACTCCTAATTAGTGACGGACACAAGGACAAGAAGCAGAAACAGCAGAGTCAGAGGATGCTCAGGTTTCCATTGGCAACGACtgggaaggacaagattagaaatgagTGTCAGAGGGACAGGTCATGTAGAAGTTTGAGGACAAAGTTAGTGAGGCTGCACAGAGAGAAATGGATGGAGAGAGAAGATAGGCAGCCAGGTTTATGGGTGAGGTAAAGACATGAGACTAGAGAGGTTCAGGTGACACCCTCTTGAGAAATGCTGAAAGAACGGTGTAAATGAAAAAGTACAATATATGATTGACATGAAAATGTACAGATTTTCTTTATTGGTTTCTTTTTTTcgatatatataaaaaaatacaaatctgaTTTTGTTTTGGGAACAGAATAATGGACTTTCACGAACACACATTAAAAATCTATTACACCAGTGCGGCATGGTGACAAATGCGCAAAAAATATCTAGTATTTCGCATTTCGTATTTTAAAGTCGACATGGGTGCAAACACGACGCAAAACAGATTTGCAGCAAAAATACAGACAGTTAGACGAGTCACCGCGGACAAAGGAACATTCATGCAGAAGCAATCAAGAGTGTTCGGCTGGTACCGCTGACACGAGCCGCATGAGGCAAACCTGTCTGATCGGTGTCCACTGGAGTCCATGCTCTTTTCAGTCACTGATCCGCAATAAAAGGTTTTCAGAAAAGCGCCCATACTTGAGCAAACTTGATGTCCAGGGATCACCAAGTGATGTTTAGGAGTCGTCGTCTGTTTTGATGACGTGAAAAAGAGTGACGTTGAATATCACCTGGTGTCCGTTATTCCAGGCGTACAGCGCCCTCTCTCTGGCGTTGTAGTCGAGCATGGAGATATGAAAGTACTGGTTATGGAACGGAATGTCTACGTACTCGTAAGTCGAAGTTTTGGTTGAGTATGAATAGTAGACTTTGGCTCCAGAGAGGTGAGAGTTGGTGATATAAAGCGTCCCACAGATCATGAACGTTTCCCCGGCGTTGCGTTTGGAATACTCCGTGTTCCACGTCTTCAGCACCTGCAGGGTGTCGGGGTCAATCTGGGAAATCACGACATTTCCAGCATTTTGATTGGTGGCGTAGACCACCCACATTCCGAGCTCATCGGCCATGACGTCGATGTCCGAGTACCCGCCCCACGTGTAGGGATACATGTTGTGAAAGCCGGCGAACTCCAAGGCGCGCTGAGCGAGAACGCTGCCCGACTCGAAGCTGTACTTGACGATGATGTTGCTCTGGTACTTGTTGTAGTAGAGCGAGCCGTTATACACCATGTGATTGGTCCCCTCCCATTTGAAAGGGAGACTGTAGGTTCGGGAAACAACTCCGGCCACGAAGTCATCTATCGTCTTGAACTCGCGCACAATCTTGCTGTTGGTGTAACTATCCATGTACCAAACCTGCAGAGGAAAGACGggacaattaaaaaaagaaacaaaatgttcaaGCATCAAAGTCTTCTGTTTGAAGGTGTAATTTCACAGCAGTTTCATCAGATTTTACTGAGTCTATTTGAGATTATATTACATCAAAAGTGGAGCTATATTAAAGTCAGCCatattgtgccatcacttttaaTTAAAATGTTCATTGTAAAACCAGGGTAATGACGGACTTGTAACTTCAGTAAATCCACATGAGACACGCAGACAACTCTGCATGGTGGCACTCATAACTCACCCTGTTGTTTCTGGTGGACGCCAGTGGATCAGTCATCCATGCCCCGAACCGGGTTCCAGATGTCTTTATTGTAACTGGTCCAGTGATTTTCATTAACTTCCCACATGCTGTAAATAAAGACGAAGAGAAAAAAACCCTCAGCAATCAGATTCACTTTGTTGCCTTTGGTGTCGTGCAAGATCTCTCAAGCCAATTTTATGCTGGCGCCACGAGAGGGTTGGCCCATGTGCATACTAAGAAAGGAGCAGCTCCAGATCCAGGCTGTCTGGTTTCCATAAAAACAGGTCGCA encodes:
- the olfm3a gene encoding noelin-3a gives rise to the protein MRVLLSLLYPVICLILVGFYPTMTIGPKEGWQVYSSAQDADGRCICTVVAPEQSLCSRDAKSRQLRQLLEKVQNMSQSIEVLNLRTQRDFQYVMKMENQMKGLRTKFRQVEDDRKSIMARNFQEIKDKMDELKPLIPVLEQYKMDAALISQFKEEIRNLSAVLTSIQEELGAYDYDELYQRVLRLDSRLRSCMGKLTCGKLMKITGPVTIKTSGTRFGAWMTDPLASTRNNRVWYMDSYTNSKIVREFKTIDDFVAGVVSRTYSLPFKWEGTNHMVYNGSLYYNKYQSNIIVKYSFESGSVLAQRALEFAGFHNMYPYTWGGYSDIDVMADELGMWVVYATNQNAGNVVISQIDPDTLQVLKTWNTEYSKRNAGETFMICGTLYITNSHLSGAKVYYSYSTKTSTYEYVDIPFHNQYFHISMLDYNARERALYAWNNGHQVIFNVTLFHVIKTDDDS